From Gammaproteobacteria bacterium, a single genomic window includes:
- a CDS encoding HAMP domain-containing sensor histidine kinase has translation MSPKRWYVGLAALFVALAGWYLLYTQQIVRALRADSEIFTRIYAEVMEGLTDPEEGSSIQALRGLQLLITESGVPFVMTGPGDTVLAVENLPFDVDLGSAQGQERVRGYINTLDQRSPPVGDPEVQLIHYGPPPILTRLRWIPWLQAGGLALVVLMLAGLVRYQRRVAGERAWTVMARELAHQLGTPISSLHGWVELLKLPAPERPGELSEREILHELDDDVERLERVTRRFELIGREPALGRVDLTRVLEELEGYFRSRLPSLASEVELVMEVPPDLPAVRGHHVLLSWALENVLKNSLDALAGRGGRISITCSGSGAGWVDVRIADTGPGIDPAVRDDIFEPGVTTKASGWGVGLTLARRIVQGVHRGKLELVSEWEPGATFNIRLPSEA, from the coding sequence GTGTCGCCGAAGCGCTGGTACGTCGGGCTCGCGGCGCTCTTCGTGGCACTGGCCGGATGGTATCTGCTCTACACGCAGCAGATCGTGCGCGCACTGCGGGCCGACAGCGAGATCTTCACGCGCATCTATGCCGAGGTCATGGAAGGCCTGACCGACCCCGAGGAAGGCAGTTCCATCCAGGCGCTCAGGGGGCTTCAACTGCTGATCACCGAGTCGGGCGTGCCGTTCGTAATGACCGGACCAGGAGACACCGTGCTGGCCGTCGAGAACCTTCCCTTCGATGTGGATCTCGGCTCGGCGCAGGGGCAGGAGCGGGTGCGCGGCTACATCAACACCCTGGATCAGCGCAGTCCCCCGGTCGGCGATCCCGAAGTCCAGCTCATCCACTACGGCCCACCTCCGATTCTGACGCGCCTGCGCTGGATTCCATGGCTTCAGGCGGGGGGGCTGGCGCTGGTCGTGCTCATGCTGGCGGGACTGGTGCGATACCAGCGCAGAGTGGCTGGAGAGCGGGCCTGGACGGTGATGGCCCGGGAACTCGCACACCAGCTGGGTACACCGATCTCTTCGCTGCACGGCTGGGTCGAACTCCTCAAGCTGCCCGCGCCCGAGCGGCCCGGAGAGCTGTCCGAGCGCGAGATCCTGCACGAGCTCGACGATGATGTCGAGCGCCTCGAACGCGTTACCCGCCGATTCGAACTGATCGGCCGGGAGCCTGCCCTCGGGCGGGTCGACCTGACCCGCGTGCTGGAGGAGCTGGAGGGCTACTTCCGTTCCCGCCTCCCCAGCCTGGCGTCGGAAGTGGAACTGGTGATGGAAGTTCCCCCCGATCTGCCCGCGGTCAGGGGACACCATGTCCTGCTCAGTTGGGCTCTCGAGAACGTGCTCAAGAATTCGCTCGACGCCCTGGCCGGGCGCGGGGGCCGGATTTCGATCACATGCTCCGGGTCGGGTGCGGGATGGGTGGATGTGCGCATCGCGGATACCGGTCCCGGAATCGATCCCGCCGTGCGCGACGACATCTTCGAACCCGGTGTTACCACCAAGGCGAGCGGCTGGGGCGTGGGGCTCACGCTGGCGCGCCGCATCGTGCAGGGCGTGCACCGCGGGAAGCTCGAGCTGGTGTCGGAGTGGGAGCCAGGCGCGACCTTCAACATACGACTTCCGTCCGAGGCCTGA
- a CDS encoding sugar phosphate nucleotidyltransferase: MTPADPHLRVVILAGGAGSRFWPASTPTRPKQLLPLASSRPLVADTVLRALELVPAGRLRIVAGRHLESPLTSALPELPPGCFLWESRPRSTAPALTWATWRAWRSDPDAVIVSLHSDHVIRPAAAFRSLVARALRIAARDDVLLTVGARPDRPDTGYGYLQPGDALDGSARGGAGEPPRRVLRFHEKPDAGRAAEYIRQGFLWNTGIFVWRASVFLKELRAHAPGIAALLPRLEDGDVNGFFRHAPTVSVDEAVLERSRSCAMLPVSFDWDDVGSWEALARTRTPDHRGNTRAGDVVCVESDDNIVYSEGGRVVLFGVREMVVVVAGDVTMVTTREHARELKRLVQRLPSSSRAQRT; the protein is encoded by the coding sequence TTGACCCCCGCCGACCCCCACCTCCGGGTCGTCATCCTCGCGGGTGGCGCCGGTTCCCGGTTCTGGCCCGCCAGCACGCCCACTCGCCCCAAGCAGCTCCTGCCGCTGGCATCGAGCCGCCCCCTCGTAGCCGACACGGTCCTGCGCGCGCTGGAGCTGGTCCCGGCCGGCCGGTTGCGGATCGTCGCGGGACGGCACCTGGAGTCACCACTGACTTCCGCGCTGCCGGAGTTACCTCCCGGTTGCTTCCTCTGGGAATCGCGGCCGCGCAGCACGGCACCGGCACTCACCTGGGCGACCTGGCGCGCCTGGCGAAGCGATCCGGACGCGGTGATCGTTTCCCTGCATTCGGACCATGTCATACGTCCCGCCGCCGCGTTCCGATCGCTCGTCGCGCGCGCGTTGCGGATCGCGGCCCGAGACGATGTCCTGCTGACCGTCGGGGCCCGGCCGGATCGTCCCGATACCGGCTACGGATACCTGCAACCCGGCGACGCGCTGGACGGATCCGCCCGTGGCGGGGCAGGCGAGCCTCCCCGGCGTGTGCTGCGCTTTCACGAGAAACCCGACGCCGGGCGGGCCGCCGAGTACATTCGCCAGGGGTTCCTGTGGAACACGGGCATCTTCGTCTGGCGGGCATCGGTGTTCCTGAAGGAGCTGCGCGCGCACGCTCCCGGCATCGCCGCCCTGCTTCCGCGACTCGAGGACGGCGACGTGAACGGCTTCTTCCGCCACGCGCCTACGGTCAGCGTCGACGAGGCCGTGCTGGAACGCAGCCGCTCGTGCGCCATGCTTCCGGTATCCTTTGACTGGGATGATGTGGGCAGCTGGGAGGCGCTCGCCCGGACGCGGACGCCCGACCACCGCGGGAACACCCGGGCCGGCGATGTCGTCTGCGTTGAGAGTGACGACAACATCGTGTACAGCGAAGGCGGGCGGGTGGTGTTGTTCGGCGTCCGCGAGATGGTCGTGGTCGTCGCGGGGGACGTGACGATGGTCACGACCCGCGAGCACGCCCGCGAACTCAAGCGCCTCGTGCAGCGGCTGCCCTCCTCGTCGCGCGCCCAACGGACGTGA
- a CDS encoding aspartyl/glutamyl-tRNA amidotransferase subunit C, with protein MTVTIEEIHRIAALARVRLDQGEAKRMARDMSSILEHMAVLSGVAPEPAPTSGVPQDEGSTRPFGEASDRSGPPAGEGATTPDPLERPLARIAPDWRDGLFIVPRLPGVAGAPGERKSSP; from the coding sequence GTGACCGTAACCATTGAGGAGATTCACCGAATCGCCGCCCTCGCTCGCGTCCGCCTCGACCAGGGGGAGGCGAAGCGCATGGCGCGCGACATGAGCTCGATCCTGGAGCACATGGCGGTGTTGAGCGGGGTCGCGCCGGAGCCTGCTCCCACATCCGGCGTCCCGCAGGACGAGGGCTCCACGCGACCATTCGGGGAAGCCTCGGACCGGAGCGGTCCTCCGGCCGGAGAAGGTGCAACGACGCCGGATCCTCTCGAGCGGCCGCTCGCGCGCATCGCTCCCGACTGGCGGGATGGTCTCTTCATCGTCCCCCGGCTTCCAGGTGTGGCGGGCGCACCCGGCGAACGGAAGAGCTCGCCGTGA
- the murA gene encoding UDP-N-acetylglucosamine 1-carboxyvinyltransferase translates to MAHFLVEGGHPLSGTIRPAGNKNAALPALAATLLATEPVTLENVPRIKDVEALAAILRALGAEVSWEGPNVVTVDAGQVSDVRPPRALAERIRASILLAGPLLARFGRVLLPPPGGDVIGRRRLDTHFMALAALGGETRLGREFEIHASSLKGASMFLDEPSVTGTENAVMAATLARGRTRIRNAAAEPHVQDLCHLLNAMGARIRGIGTHVLDIEGVGELGGARYRIGADHIEIGSFIGLAAVTRSRLVIEDVPIEHLDSTLLGFRRLGVECEPVDGSLVVRGDRELGIRPDAFGHVPKIDDGPWPAFPADLTSIALVTATQCHGTVLVYEKMFESRMFFTDKLVSMGAQIILCDPHRAVVVGPAQLRGGRLESPDIRAGMAILLAALAARGTSEIHNIAQIERGYQQIDERLRGLGAHIERVG, encoded by the coding sequence ATGGCACACTTCCTGGTCGAAGGCGGCCACCCCCTCAGCGGGACCATAAGGCCGGCAGGAAACAAGAACGCGGCGTTGCCGGCACTTGCGGCGACGCTCCTCGCGACAGAGCCGGTCACCCTGGAGAACGTCCCCCGCATCAAGGATGTGGAGGCGTTGGCCGCGATCCTGCGCGCCCTGGGCGCCGAAGTGTCCTGGGAGGGGCCCAACGTGGTCACCGTGGATGCGGGACAGGTCAGCGACGTCCGTCCCCCGCGCGCGCTCGCAGAGCGCATTCGGGCCTCGATTCTGCTCGCCGGGCCGTTGCTGGCGCGCTTCGGACGCGTCCTGCTTCCCCCTCCCGGGGGTGACGTGATCGGCCGCCGCCGGCTGGACACCCACTTCATGGCGCTTGCGGCATTGGGGGGAGAGACGCGGCTGGGAAGGGAGTTCGAGATCCACGCGTCCAGCCTGAAGGGCGCCTCGATGTTCCTGGACGAGCCTTCGGTGACCGGCACGGAGAACGCCGTGATGGCGGCCACGCTGGCCCGCGGCCGAACCCGGATTCGAAACGCGGCGGCCGAACCGCACGTCCAGGACTTGTGCCACCTGCTGAATGCGATGGGTGCGCGCATCCGAGGCATCGGCACGCATGTCCTCGATATCGAGGGCGTCGGAGAGCTGGGCGGAGCCAGATACCGGATCGGCGCCGACCACATCGAAATCGGTTCCTTCATCGGCCTCGCGGCAGTGACGCGAAGCAGACTGGTCATCGAGGATGTCCCGATCGAGCATCTGGATTCGACCTTGCTGGGCTTCCGGCGCCTTGGCGTCGAGTGCGAACCTGTCGACGGGTCGCTGGTCGTGCGGGGCGATCGCGAGCTCGGGATCCGGCCGGACGCCTTCGGCCACGTGCCCAAGATCGACGACGGGCCCTGGCCGGCGTTTCCTGCCGACCTCACGTCGATCGCGCTGGTCACGGCCACGCAGTGCCACGGCACCGTGCTCGTATACGAGAAGATGTTCGAGTCACGCATGTTCTTCACCGACAAGCTTGTTTCCATGGGGGCGCAGATCATCCTGTGCGATCCGCATCGCGCGGTCGTGGTCGGCCCCGCGCAACTGCGGGGCGGACGCCTCGAGAGCCCGGACATTCGCGCGGGCATGGCGATCCTGCTCGCCGCTCTGGCTGCCAGGGGAACCAGCGAGATTCACAACATCGCCCAGATCGAACGCGGCTATCAGCAGATCGACGAACGCCTGCGCGGACTCGGAGCGCACATCGAGCGCGTGGGTTGA
- a CDS encoding UvrD-helicase domain-containing protein produces the protein MDHLEGLNPEQRAAVLHFEGPLLVLAGAGTGKTRALTCRIAHLVREHGVPPHRILAVTFTNKAAGEMRERVANYLGEEPRGMWLGTFHALGARLLRIHAGEVGRVAPFTIFDSEQSLNQVKRAQKAVRVNPERWNPRSVQGVISAAKNVLAGPQRFHEENADGADPLAAAAALVYPEYQAALERQNAFDFDDLLMKPVELLESYPDILYRYSDRFAFMLVDEYQDTNHAQFRLLDLLARAHGNLMVVGDDDQSIYGWRGADIRNILQFESVFPSARVVRLERNYRSTGHVLHAANAAISHNVARKAKTLHTRRPDGEMLSVLHTATETDEARCIADEAESLKQANGWPFGSFAVLYRTNAQSRALEEELMRRFIPYQIVGGVRFYERREIRDVLAYLRLISNPRDEEAFNRVVNYPKRGIGTVSRSRLTAWARGRGVSLLEAAAEARAAEGIRPSTARTLGRFARMIGDWRSLARERNAGEVTEAVVTGLDLRERLRKEGPEGEDRAANVTELIAAAFRFDPSEHDLGEEEEIAKASELDLFLQHTALVTGIDAHDSGADAVTLMTLHSAKGLEFPCVFLAGMEEGLFPLSRALELPEELEEERRLFYVGITRAEEKLYLSYAERRWRAGEGMTSRPSSFLGTIPDTLVEYRRSSRLQLSRHRYRARGAYREGRHGGESLDRSQAYADPDPARYDDLNQDAPRYRQGERVVHGTFGFGSILDISGFGPDLRVTVDFDDVGRKKLVARFAGLERAFE, from the coding sequence GTGGATCACCTGGAGGGGCTGAACCCCGAGCAGCGGGCCGCCGTGCTCCACTTCGAGGGGCCTCTGCTGGTGCTCGCCGGCGCAGGGACCGGAAAAACCCGGGCGCTTACCTGCCGGATCGCCCATCTGGTGCGCGAGCACGGCGTTCCGCCGCATCGCATCCTCGCCGTCACCTTCACCAACAAGGCGGCGGGTGAGATGCGGGAGCGCGTCGCCAACTACCTGGGAGAAGAGCCGCGGGGGATGTGGCTCGGCACCTTTCACGCCCTGGGCGCTCGTCTTCTGCGAATCCACGCGGGCGAGGTCGGCCGGGTGGCCCCGTTCACAATCTTCGATTCCGAGCAGAGCCTGAACCAGGTCAAGCGGGCCCAGAAGGCCGTCCGCGTCAACCCGGAGCGATGGAATCCGCGATCGGTGCAGGGCGTCATCAGTGCCGCCAAGAACGTGCTTGCCGGCCCGCAGCGGTTTCATGAAGAGAACGCGGACGGTGCCGACCCGCTGGCGGCGGCCGCGGCGCTCGTGTACCCCGAGTATCAGGCTGCCCTGGAGCGCCAGAACGCCTTCGACTTCGACGATCTGCTGATGAAGCCGGTGGAGCTGCTGGAGTCGTATCCCGATATCCTGTACCGGTACTCGGACCGCTTCGCGTTCATGCTGGTGGACGAGTACCAGGACACCAACCATGCCCAGTTCCGGCTGCTCGACCTGCTGGCGCGTGCGCACGGCAACCTCATGGTGGTGGGCGACGACGATCAGAGCATCTATGGATGGCGGGGGGCCGACATCCGCAACATCCTCCAGTTCGAGTCGGTCTTCCCCAGCGCCCGCGTCGTCCGGCTGGAGCGCAACTACCGGTCTACCGGACACGTCCTCCACGCGGCCAATGCCGCGATCTCGCACAACGTTGCCCGCAAGGCGAAGACGCTGCATACGCGCCGCCCGGACGGCGAAATGCTGAGCGTTCTGCACACCGCGACCGAGACCGACGAGGCTCGCTGCATCGCCGATGAGGCCGAGTCGCTGAAGCAGGCCAACGGATGGCCGTTCGGGAGTTTCGCCGTCCTCTACCGCACCAACGCCCAGTCGCGCGCGCTCGAGGAAGAGCTGATGCGGCGCTTCATCCCCTACCAGATCGTCGGAGGGGTGCGCTTCTACGAGAGGCGCGAGATCCGCGACGTGCTGGCCTATCTGCGGCTGATCTCGAACCCCCGGGACGAAGAGGCGTTCAACCGCGTCGTCAACTATCCGAAACGCGGAATCGGCACGGTGTCGCGCAGCCGGTTGACGGCGTGGGCACGAGGACGCGGGGTGTCGCTGCTCGAGGCTGCGGCGGAGGCGCGCGCGGCGGAAGGCATCCGGCCGTCCACCGCCCGCACGCTCGGGCGCTTCGCGCGCATGATCGGTGACTGGCGCTCCCTCGCCCGGGAACGCAATGCGGGCGAGGTCACGGAGGCGGTGGTCACCGGGTTGGACCTGCGGGAGCGGCTGCGCAAAGAGGGGCCGGAGGGCGAGGACAGGGCCGCGAACGTGACGGAGTTGATCGCCGCCGCCTTCCGCTTCGACCCCTCGGAGCATGATCTGGGCGAAGAGGAGGAGATCGCGAAGGCCAGCGAGCTGGATCTGTTCCTTCAGCACACGGCGCTGGTCACGGGCATCGACGCGCACGACAGTGGGGCCGACGCGGTCACCCTCATGACCCTCCACAGCGCGAAGGGGCTCGAGTTCCCGTGCGTCTTTCTCGCCGGAATGGAGGAGGGGCTGTTTCCGCTGTCGCGGGCGCTGGAACTGCCCGAGGAACTGGAGGAGGAACGGAGGCTCTTCTATGTGGGCATCACGCGGGCCGAGGAGAAACTCTATCTCAGCTACGCGGAGCGAAGATGGCGAGCCGGCGAGGGCATGACATCGAGGCCCTCGTCGTTCCTCGGCACGATTCCCGACACGCTGGTGGAATACCGGCGCTCGTCGCGGCTGCAGTTGTCCCGCCACCGGTATCGCGCGAGAGGCGCGTACCGGGAGGGCAGGCATGGTGGCGAGTCCCTGGACCGGAGCCAGGCCTATGCGGACCCGGATCCGGCCCGATACGATGATCTGAACCAGGACGCTCCCCGCTACCGGCAAGGTGAACGCGTGGTTCACGGGACCTTCGGCTTCGGATCGATCCTGGATATCTCGGGGTTCGGTCCGGACCTCAGGGTGACGGTGGATTTCGATGACGTGGGGAGGAAGAAACTGGTAGCGCGCTTCGCGGGTCTCGAGAGGGCGTTCGAGTGA
- the gatA gene encoding Asp-tRNA(Asn)/Glu-tRNA(Gln) amidotransferase subunit GatA, whose product MAAQALEAHGTWERGPAPLNAFIAVDANADRQRGPRDGLLAGIPVAVKDNLATAGFPTTCGSRILEEFRSPYEATAVRRLRGAGAVIVGKTNMDEFAMGSSTENSAFGPTRNPWHAERVPGGSSGGSAAAVAAGIVPVAVGSDTGGSVRQPASFCGVVGIKPTYGRVSRYGLVAFASSLDQVGALGRTVRDAATLLEVLSGHDPRDATSVNRPVPPLTAACERGVRGLVVGVPREYFPAGLDPVVRRLAEHALGALEGAGAELREVSLPHTRYAIPAYYIIAPAEASSNLARYDGVRFGRRCREADTTERLYELSRSEGFGTEVKRRILLGTYALSAGYYDAYYGRAQEARAAVARDFKRTFGDGVDVLFTPTAPTPAFKLGERIHDPYQMYLSDVFTVTANLAGVPAMSVPIGLAEGLPVGGQLMAAHWREDTLLTAAAALEAELGTVGSPPVPSGASAA is encoded by the coding sequence ATGGCGGCGCAGGCGCTGGAGGCGCACGGGACGTGGGAGCGGGGCCCCGCTCCGCTCAACGCCTTCATCGCCGTGGATGCGAACGCGGATCGGCAACGCGGTCCGCGCGACGGCCTGCTCGCGGGCATACCGGTCGCGGTCAAGGACAACCTGGCCACGGCCGGCTTCCCCACCACCTGCGGCTCCCGCATCCTGGAGGAGTTCCGTTCCCCGTACGAAGCCACCGCCGTCCGTCGGCTTCGCGGAGCGGGCGCGGTCATCGTCGGCAAGACCAACATGGACGAGTTCGCCATGGGGTCGTCGACCGAAAACTCCGCCTTCGGTCCCACGCGCAATCCCTGGCATGCGGAACGGGTTCCCGGCGGAAGCTCCGGCGGGTCGGCGGCGGCGGTGGCCGCGGGCATCGTGCCGGTCGCGGTGGGCTCGGACACAGGTGGTTCGGTTCGCCAGCCGGCGTCGTTCTGCGGGGTGGTGGGCATCAAGCCCACCTACGGGCGGGTGAGCCGCTACGGGCTGGTCGCCTTCGCCTCCTCGCTCGACCAGGTGGGCGCCCTCGGCCGCACTGTGCGCGACGCGGCCACCCTGCTCGAAGTCCTGAGCGGCCACGACCCGCGCGACGCCACCTCGGTCAACCGCCCCGTACCGCCTCTGACGGCGGCCTGCGAGCGGGGGGTGCGCGGGCTGGTCGTCGGCGTTCCGCGCGAGTACTTCCCCGCCGGCCTGGACCCGGTGGTGCGCCGGCTGGCGGAGCACGCCCTCGGTGCCCTGGAGGGAGCGGGCGCCGAGTTGCGGGAGGTGTCCCTGCCGCACACCCGATACGCAATTCCCGCCTACTACATCATCGCGCCCGCCGAAGCTTCGTCCAATCTGGCCCGGTACGACGGTGTCCGCTTCGGGCGCCGCTGCCGGGAGGCGGATACTACCGAGCGACTGTACGAACTCTCCCGCTCCGAGGGCTTCGGCACCGAGGTCAAGCGGCGCATCCTGCTCGGTACCTACGCGCTGTCGGCAGGCTACTACGACGCGTACTACGGCCGTGCGCAGGAGGCGCGGGCTGCCGTCGCCCGGGATTTCAAGCGGACATTCGGGGATGGCGTGGACGTGCTCTTCACCCCGACTGCGCCGACCCCCGCCTTCAAGCTGGGAGAGCGCATCCACGATCCCTACCAGATGTACCTGTCCGATGTCTTCACCGTGACCGCCAACCTGGCCGGGGTACCCGCAATGTCCGTTCCCATCGGGCTGGCGGAAGGATTGCCCGTTGGGGGTCAACTCATGGCCGCACACTGGCGGGAGGACACGCTGCTGACCGCGGCCGCGGCGCTCGAAGCCGAACTGGGGACGGTGGGATCTCCCCCGGTTCCGTCCGGCGCAAGTGCTGCATGA
- the gatB gene encoding Asp-tRNA(Asn)/Glu-tRNA(Gln) amidotransferase subunit GatB: MKDSRLEAVIGLEVHVQLDTGRKLFCADSTAFGAPPNTAVCPVCLGLPGALPVLDPGAVDLALRAALALDCTIHPVSVFARKNYFYPDLPKGYQISQFERPLATRGAVELDGGRRVRIRRVHMEEDAGKSLHDRFASATAIDLNRTGTPLIEVVSEPDLRSPREARSYLQLLKRLMEYLGISDCNMEEGSLRVDANVSLRKKGSERLEASTEVKNLNSFSAVEKALGVEIWRQTRLRAEGRAVTRQTLLWDAAGGDVRVMRDKEDSQDYRYFPDPDLPPLVLSAARVASLRAELGELPRAKRERFRRQYELPAYDADVLTSSRGLADYYEAVVACGRQPKTVSNWVMGPVLETVKRGIADLSSPGLAPGRLAELLVLVDKGTLSATAAKTVLAGMARTGDAPGAVVQREGLRQVREDQVLDRWVTDAVTAHPEAVARYRAGETRLFGFLMGQVMRASGRKADPRRVSQLLRAALDADAD; the protein is encoded by the coding sequence ATGAAGGATTCGCGGCTGGAAGCCGTGATCGGCCTGGAGGTCCACGTTCAGCTCGACACCGGGCGCAAGCTGTTCTGCGCGGATTCAACCGCATTCGGAGCACCGCCCAACACGGCCGTGTGCCCGGTCTGCCTGGGGCTGCCCGGCGCGCTCCCCGTGCTCGACCCGGGAGCGGTCGATCTCGCGCTCCGGGCGGCGCTCGCGCTGGACTGCACCATCCACCCCGTCTCCGTCTTCGCCCGCAAGAACTACTTCTATCCCGATCTGCCCAAGGGATATCAGATCTCCCAGTTCGAACGCCCCCTGGCCACCCGGGGTGCCGTGGAACTGGATGGCGGCCGGCGGGTGCGGATCCGGCGGGTGCACATGGAAGAGGACGCCGGAAAGTCGCTACACGACCGCTTCGCCTCCGCGACCGCCATCGATCTGAACCGGACCGGCACCCCGCTGATCGAAGTCGTTTCGGAGCCGGACCTGCGCTCTCCCCGGGAGGCGCGCTCCTATCTCCAGCTCCTCAAGCGGCTGATGGAATACCTGGGGATATCCGATTGCAACATGGAAGAAGGCAGCCTGCGCGTGGACGCGAACGTGTCCCTGCGGAAGAAGGGAAGCGAGCGCCTCGAGGCCAGCACCGAGGTCAAGAACCTCAACAGTTTCTCGGCGGTGGAAAAGGCGCTCGGCGTCGAGATCTGGCGCCAGACCCGGCTTCGCGCCGAAGGCCGCGCCGTGACCCGCCAGACCCTGCTCTGGGATGCCGCAGGAGGCGACGTGCGGGTGATGCGGGACAAGGAGGACAGCCAGGACTACCGGTATTTCCCCGATCCCGACCTCCCGCCTCTCGTCCTCTCGGCCGCGCGCGTCGCGTCGCTGCGGGCGGAACTGGGCGAGCTTCCGCGTGCAAAGCGCGAGCGCTTTCGGCGTCAGTACGAGTTGCCCGCATACGACGCGGACGTGCTTACTTCGTCCCGGGGACTCGCGGACTACTACGAAGCCGTTGTCGCGTGCGGTAGGCAGCCCAAGACGGTGTCCAACTGGGTGATGGGGCCGGTGCTCGAGACGGTGAAACGAGGAATCGCCGACCTTTCCTCACCGGGGCTGGCACCCGGGCGACTCGCCGAACTGCTTGTGCTGGTGGACAAGGGGACGCTGTCGGCCACGGCGGCAAAGACGGTCCTCGCCGGCATGGCGCGCACCGGCGACGCGCCCGGGGCGGTCGTCCAGCGGGAAGGGCTCAGGCAGGTACGGGAAGACCAGGTGCTGGACAGGTGGGTGACGGACGCGGTGACGGCGCATCCGGAGGCAGTCGCCCGCTACCGCGCGGGGGAGACGCGCCTTTTCGGGTTTCTCATGGGCCAGGTCATGCGTGCCTCCGGGCGCAAGGCCGACCCGCGCCGCGTGAGCCAGTTGCTGCGGGCCGCGCTGGACGCCGATGCCGATTGA
- the serS gene encoding serine--tRNA ligase — translation MLDLRMIRARPDLVRAGIARRGIAGGAALVEHLLALDERRRSSIGEADELRAHRNTVSRRIGELRRKGESADGLIDEMRKVGGRIDALGEVVQDAEAHIRDILLEMPNLPLPEVPDGGEESNALVRKWGTKRNFDFEPRPHWELGEGLGLLDLARGARISGSGFPVLTGRGARLQRELIGYMLDLHVREHGYTEMRVPYMVTRESLTATGHLPKFEEDAYVTTLDDLWLIPTSEVPLTNMHRGEILSADELPLRYTAYSPCFRREAGAAGADTRGLLRVHQFDKVELVRYETPERSREALEEMTAEAEVVLQRLGLPYRVLSLATGDLGFWSSMTYDLEVWAPGVRRWLEVSSVSTTTDYQARRANLRYRPHPGRKPEFVHTLNGSALALPRLLVALLETGQDEDGSVTLPEPLAERLGAGRLLP, via the coding sequence ATGCTCGACCTGCGGATGATTCGGGCGCGACCGGATCTGGTTCGTGCCGGAATAGCGCGGCGCGGCATCGCCGGCGGGGCCGCCCTGGTCGAACACCTGCTCGCGCTCGACGAGCGGCGCCGGTCCTCGATCGGAGAAGCCGATGAGCTCAGGGCGCACCGCAACACCGTTTCCCGCCGCATCGGGGAACTGAGGCGGAAGGGTGAATCGGCGGACGGGCTGATCGACGAAATGCGCAAGGTGGGCGGCCGCATCGACGCGCTCGGCGAAGTGGTGCAGGATGCGGAGGCGCACATCCGCGATATCCTGCTGGAGATGCCCAACCTGCCGCTGCCGGAAGTACCGGATGGGGGGGAGGAATCCAACGCGCTTGTGCGCAAATGGGGGACGAAGCGGAACTTCGATTTCGAGCCCAGACCACACTGGGAGCTGGGGGAGGGCCTGGGGCTCCTCGACCTCGCGCGCGGGGCAAGGATCTCGGGTTCGGGATTTCCGGTTCTCACGGGCCGGGGCGCCCGCCTGCAGCGGGAGCTGATCGGCTACATGCTCGATCTGCATGTCCGCGAGCACGGCTATACCGAGATGCGCGTGCCCTACATGGTCACCCGCGAGAGCCTCACCGCCACCGGCCATCTCCCGAAGTTCGAGGAGGATGCGTACGTCACGACCCTGGACGACCTCTGGCTGATCCCCACTTCCGAAGTGCCGCTCACCAACATGCACCGGGGCGAGATCCTCTCCGCGGACGAACTGCCTCTTCGCTACACCGCCTATTCACCCTGCTTCCGGCGCGAAGCGGGCGCTGCGGGCGCCGATACCCGCGGCCTGCTGCGCGTGCATCAGTTCGACAAGGTCGAGCTGGTGCGCTACGAGACCCCCGAGCGCAGCCGAGAGGCACTCGAGGAGATGACCGCGGAAGCCGAGGTGGTTCTGCAGCGCTTGGGGCTTCCCTATCGGGTTCTCAGCCTGGCGACGGGCGATCTGGGCTTCTGGTCGTCCATGACCTACGATCTGGAGGTCTGGGCCCCGGGCGTGCGCCGCTGGCTGGAAGTGTCGAGCGTCAGCACTACCACCGACTACCAGGCTCGGCGCGCGAACCTGCGGTATCGGCCCCATCCCGGCCGCAAGCCGGAATTCGTGCACACGTTGAACGGTTCGGCGCTCGCTCTGCCGCGGCTGCTGGTGGCCCTGCTGGAGACCGGCCAGGATGAGGACGGCAGCGTGACCCTGCCGGAGCCGCTGGCCGAGCGACTCGGGGCCGGTCGCCTGCTGCCCTGA